The proteins below come from a single Melospiza melodia melodia isolate bMelMel2 chromosome 12, bMelMel2.pri, whole genome shotgun sequence genomic window:
- the U2SURP gene encoding U2 snRNP-associated SURP motif-containing protein isoform X4, producing MADKAPGGSQKPAGKVRGPDAVHTTGSADSHNMIKEKPLMESKLKAFSIGKMSAAKRTLSKKEQEELKKKEDEKAAAEIYEEFLAAFEGGDGNKVKTFVRGGIVNASKEEHETDEKRGKIYKPSSRFSDQKNQPSQPSNEKPPSLLMIETKKPTLPKNKNKQTTLPGPLKKGEKEKKKSNLELFKEELKQIQEERDERHKTKGRLSRFEPPQSDSDGQRRSMDAPSRRNRSSGVLDDYAPGSHDVGDPSTTNLYLGNINPQMNEEMLCQEFGRFGPLASVKIMWPRTDEERARERNCGFVAFMNRRDAERALKNLNGKMIMSFEMKLGWGKAVPIPPHPIYIPPSMMEHTLPPPPSGLPFNAQPRERLKNPNAPMLPPPKNKEDFEKTLSQAIVKVVIPTERNLLALIHRMIEFVVREGPMFEAMIMNREINNPMFRFLFENQTPAHVYYRWKLYSILQGDAPTKWRTEDFRMFKNGSFWRPPPLNPYLHGMSEEQETEAFVEEPNKKGALKEEQRDKLEEILRGLTPRKNDIGDAMVFCLNNAEAAEEIVDCITESLSILKTPLPKKIARLYLVSDVLYNSSAKVANASYYRKFFETKLCQIFSDLNATYRTIQGHLQSENFKQRVMTCFRAWEDWAIYPEPFLIKLQNIFLGLVNIMEDKETEEVPDDLDGAPIEEELDGAPLEDVDGIPIDAAPIDDLDGVPIKSLDDDLDGVPLDTAEDSKKNEPIFKVAPSKWEAVDESELEAQAVTTSKWELFDQHEESEEEEIQNQEEESEDEEDTQSSKSEEQHMYSNPIKEEMPDSKSSVKYSEMSEEKRAKLREIELKVMKFQDELESGKRPKKPGQSFQEQVEHYRDKLLQREKEKEMERERDRDKKDKEKSETRSKDKKEKEECTPTRKERKRRHSASPSPSRSSGSRRAKSPSPKSERSERSHKESSRSRSSHKDSPRDVSKKGKRSPSGSRTPKRSRRSRSRSPKKSGKKSRSQSRSPHRSHKKSKKSKH from the exons GTCAGAGGGCCAGATGCAGTACATACCACTGGATCTGCTGATTCACAT AATATGataaaggaaaag CCTCTAATGGAAAGTAAACTTAAAGCATTCAGTATTGGCAAAATGAGTGCTGCCAAACGGACACTGAGTAAGAAGGAGCAAGAAGAATTAAAAAAGAAG GAGGATGAGAAGGCTGCTGCAGAAATTTATGAAGAATTCCTTGCTGCCTTTGAAGGAGGTGATGGTAATAAAGTGAAAACATTTGTAAGAGGAGGAATCGTTAATGCATCTAAAG AGGAGCATGAAACAGATGAAAAACGGGGTAAAATCTATAAACCTTCGTCACGATTCTCAGATCAAAAAAATCAGCCAAGTCAGCCATCTAATGAGAAACCTCCATCCCTCCTAATGATAGAAACCAAAAAGCCT ACCctccccaaaaacaaaaacaaacaaacaactttGCCTGGG CCTTTGaagaaaggagagaaggaaaagaaaaagagtaaTTTGGAACTTTTTAAAGAAGAATTAAAGCA AATCCAGGAGGAGCGTGATGAAAGGCACAAAACAAAAGGTAGATTGAGTCGTTTTGAACCACCCCAGTCTGACTCAGATGGGCAGCGGCGTTCAA TGGATGCTCCTTCAAGAAGAAACAGATCGTCTGGTG TACTGGATGATTATGCACCAGGGTCACATGATGTTGGAGATCCAAGCACAACAAACTTGTATCTGGGAAACATCAATCCTCAG ATGAATGAAGAGATGTTATGTCAAGAATTTGGCCGCTTTGGACCATTAGCGAGTGTTAAAATTATGTGGCCAAGAACTGATgaagaaagagcaagagaaaGAAATTGTGGCTTTGTTGCCTTTATGAACAGAAGAGATGCTGAAAGAGCATTGAAGAATTTAAATG gCAAGATGATAATGTCGTTTGAAATGAAGCTGGGCTGGGGCAAAGCTGTTCCTATCCCACCACATCCCATCTACATTCCGCCCTCCATGATGGAGCACACCCTGCCGCCGCCCCCGTCAGGACTGCCCTTCAATGCCCAGCCTAGGGAGAGGTTGAAGAATCCCAATGCTCCAATGCTACCACCACCAAAAAACAAGGAGGATTTTGAGAAG ACTCTGTCGCAAGCCATAGTCAAAGTGGTTATCCCAACAGAAAG GAATTTGCTCGCTTTGATCCATCGAATGATAGAGTTTGTGGTTCGGGAAGGGCCCATGTTCGAAGCCATGATCATGAACCGAGAAATCAACAACCCAATGTTCAG GTTTTTATTTGAAAACCAGACTCCAGCCCATGTGTATTACAGATGGAAGCTTTATTCAATTCTTCAG GGGGACGCTCCAACCAAGTGGAGGACGGAAGATTTCCGCATGTTCAAAAATGGATCCTTCTGGAGGCCACCACCGTTGAACCCATACTTGCATGGGATGTCAGAAGAGCAGGAAACAGAAGCGTTTGTGGAGGAACCAAACAAGAAGGGTGCACTCAAGGAAGA ACAGAGGGACAAACTAGAGGAAATCCTGCGTGGGTTAACACCTCGGAAGAATGACATTGGTGATGCAATGGTCTTCTGTCTAAATAATGCAGAAGCTGCTGAAGAAATTGTGGACTGCATTACAGAGTCCCTGTCCATCCTCAAGACTCCTCTTCCTAAGAAG ATTGCAAGATTGTATCTAGTGTCGGATGTGTTATACAACTCTTCAGCTAAAGTTGCCAATGCTTCCTACTATAGAAAATT TTTTGAAACAAAATTATGTCAGATATTCTCTGATCTCAATGCTACTTACCGTACAATACAAGGCCATTTACAGTCTGAAAATTTCAAG CAACGGGTGATGACATGCTTCCGAGCATGGGAAGACTGGGCAATCTATCCAGAACCATTTCTGATCAAACTACAGAATATTTTCCTGGGACTTGTAAATATCATGGAAGATAAAGAAACAGAG GAAGTACCTGATGATCTTGATGGTGCTCCCATTGAGGAAGAGCTCGATGGTGCTCCACTAGAAGATGTGGATGGAATTCCTATTGATGCTGCTCCTATTGATGATCTGGATGGAGTCCCAATTAAATCTCTGGATGATGATCTGGATGGAGTTCCTT TGGATACAGCTGAAGACTCAAAAAAGAATGAACCTATATTTAAGGTTGCCCCTTCGAAGTGGGAAGCAGTGGATGAATCGGAACTGGAAGCTCAAG CCGTTACTACTTCTAAATGGGAGCTTTTTGACCAACATGAAGAATCTGAGGAGGAGGAAATTCAAAA TCAAGAAGAAGAAAGTGAAGATGAAGAAGACACACAGAGTTCTAAGTCAGAAGAACAGCACATGTATTCAAACCCTATTAAAGAGGAAATGCCTGACTCCAAGTCATCAGTCAAATACTCAGAAATGAGCGAAGAAAAGCGTGCCAAACTCCGAGAGATAGAG CTTAAGGTGATGAAGTTTCAGGATGAGTTAGAGTCTGGGAAGAGACCCAAGAAGCCAGGCCAGAGTTTTCAGGAACAGGTTGAACACTATAGAGACAAGCTGCTCCAGAGG gaaaaagaaaaagagatggaaagagaaCGGGACAGAGACAAAAAGGACAAGGAAAAGTCTGAGACCAGGTCCAAAGATAAGAAGGAAAAAGAGGAATGTACACCAACACGAAAAGAGAG GAAGAGGCGGCACAGCGCCTCCCCCAGCCCGTCCCGCAGCAGCGGCAGCCGCCGCGCCAAGTCCCCCTCGCCCAAATCCGAGCGCTCCGAGCGCTCCCACAAGGAgagctcccgctcccgctcctcgcACAAAGACTCTCCCAGAGATGTCAGTAAAAAAGGCAAAAG gtcGCCCTCTGGCTCCAGGACACCCAAAAGATCAAGAAGGTCACGATCCAGATCCCCTAAAAAGTCAGGGAAAAAATCCAGGTCTCAGTCCCGTTCTCCTCACAGATCTCACAAGAAGTCAAAGAAAAGCAAACACTGA
- the U2SURP gene encoding U2 snRNP-associated SURP motif-containing protein isoform X8: MIKEKPLMESKLKAFSIGKMSAAKRTLSKKEQEELKKKEDEKAAAEIYEEFLAAFEGGDGNKVKTFVRGGIVNASKEEHETDEKRGKIYKPSSRFSDQKNQPSQPSNEKPPSLLMIETKKPTLPKNKNKQTTLPGPLKKGEKEKKKSNLELFKEELKQIQEERDERHKTKGRLSRFEPPQSDSDGQRRSMDAPSRRNRSSGVLDDYAPGSHDVGDPSTTNLYLGNINPQMNEEMLCQEFGRFGPLASVKIMWPRTDEERARERNCGFVAFMNRRDAERALKNLNGKMIMSFEMKLGWGKAVPIPPHPIYIPPSMMEHTLPPPPSGLPFNAQPRERLKNPNAPMLPPPKNKEDFEKTLSQAIVKVVIPTERNLLALIHRMIEFVVREGPMFEAMIMNREINNPMFRFLFENQTPAHVYYRWKLYSILQGDAPTKWRTEDFRMFKNGSFWRPPPLNPYLHGMSEEQETEAFVEEPNKKGALKEEQRDKLEEILRGLTPRKNDIGDAMVFCLNNAEAAEEIVDCITESLSILKTPLPKKIARLYLVSDVLYNSSAKVANASYYRKFFETKLCQIFSDLNATYRTIQGHLQSENFKQRVMTCFRAWEDWAIYPEPFLIKLQNIFLGLVNIMEDKETEEVPDDLDGAPIEEELDGAPLEDVDGIPIDAAPIDDLDGVPIKSLDDDLDGVPLDTAEDSKKNEPIFKVAPSKWEAVDESELEAQAVTTSKWELFDQHEESEEEEIQNQEEESEDEEDTQSSKSEEQHMYSNPIKEEMPDSKSSVKYSEMSEEKRAKLREIELKVMKFQDELESGKRPKKPGQSFQEQVEHYRDKLLQREKEKEMERERDRDKKDKEKSETRSKDKKEKEECTPTRKERKRRHSASPSPSRSSGSRRAKSPSPKSERSERSHKESSRSRSSHKDSPRDVSKKGKRSPSGSRTPKRSRRSRSRSPKKSGKKSRSQSRSPHRSHKKSKKSKH; encoded by the exons ATGataaaggaaaag CCTCTAATGGAAAGTAAACTTAAAGCATTCAGTATTGGCAAAATGAGTGCTGCCAAACGGACACTGAGTAAGAAGGAGCAAGAAGAATTAAAAAAGAAG GAGGATGAGAAGGCTGCTGCAGAAATTTATGAAGAATTCCTTGCTGCCTTTGAAGGAGGTGATGGTAATAAAGTGAAAACATTTGTAAGAGGAGGAATCGTTAATGCATCTAAAG AGGAGCATGAAACAGATGAAAAACGGGGTAAAATCTATAAACCTTCGTCACGATTCTCAGATCAAAAAAATCAGCCAAGTCAGCCATCTAATGAGAAACCTCCATCCCTCCTAATGATAGAAACCAAAAAGCCT ACCctccccaaaaacaaaaacaaacaaacaactttGCCTGGG CCTTTGaagaaaggagagaaggaaaagaaaaagagtaaTTTGGAACTTTTTAAAGAAGAATTAAAGCA AATCCAGGAGGAGCGTGATGAAAGGCACAAAACAAAAGGTAGATTGAGTCGTTTTGAACCACCCCAGTCTGACTCAGATGGGCAGCGGCGTTCAA TGGATGCTCCTTCAAGAAGAAACAGATCGTCTGGTG TACTGGATGATTATGCACCAGGGTCACATGATGTTGGAGATCCAAGCACAACAAACTTGTATCTGGGAAACATCAATCCTCAG ATGAATGAAGAGATGTTATGTCAAGAATTTGGCCGCTTTGGACCATTAGCGAGTGTTAAAATTATGTGGCCAAGAACTGATgaagaaagagcaagagaaaGAAATTGTGGCTTTGTTGCCTTTATGAACAGAAGAGATGCTGAAAGAGCATTGAAGAATTTAAATG gCAAGATGATAATGTCGTTTGAAATGAAGCTGGGCTGGGGCAAAGCTGTTCCTATCCCACCACATCCCATCTACATTCCGCCCTCCATGATGGAGCACACCCTGCCGCCGCCCCCGTCAGGACTGCCCTTCAATGCCCAGCCTAGGGAGAGGTTGAAGAATCCCAATGCTCCAATGCTACCACCACCAAAAAACAAGGAGGATTTTGAGAAG ACTCTGTCGCAAGCCATAGTCAAAGTGGTTATCCCAACAGAAAG GAATTTGCTCGCTTTGATCCATCGAATGATAGAGTTTGTGGTTCGGGAAGGGCCCATGTTCGAAGCCATGATCATGAACCGAGAAATCAACAACCCAATGTTCAG GTTTTTATTTGAAAACCAGACTCCAGCCCATGTGTATTACAGATGGAAGCTTTATTCAATTCTTCAG GGGGACGCTCCAACCAAGTGGAGGACGGAAGATTTCCGCATGTTCAAAAATGGATCCTTCTGGAGGCCACCACCGTTGAACCCATACTTGCATGGGATGTCAGAAGAGCAGGAAACAGAAGCGTTTGTGGAGGAACCAAACAAGAAGGGTGCACTCAAGGAAGA ACAGAGGGACAAACTAGAGGAAATCCTGCGTGGGTTAACACCTCGGAAGAATGACATTGGTGATGCAATGGTCTTCTGTCTAAATAATGCAGAAGCTGCTGAAGAAATTGTGGACTGCATTACAGAGTCCCTGTCCATCCTCAAGACTCCTCTTCCTAAGAAG ATTGCAAGATTGTATCTAGTGTCGGATGTGTTATACAACTCTTCAGCTAAAGTTGCCAATGCTTCCTACTATAGAAAATT TTTTGAAACAAAATTATGTCAGATATTCTCTGATCTCAATGCTACTTACCGTACAATACAAGGCCATTTACAGTCTGAAAATTTCAAG CAACGGGTGATGACATGCTTCCGAGCATGGGAAGACTGGGCAATCTATCCAGAACCATTTCTGATCAAACTACAGAATATTTTCCTGGGACTTGTAAATATCATGGAAGATAAAGAAACAGAG GAAGTACCTGATGATCTTGATGGTGCTCCCATTGAGGAAGAGCTCGATGGTGCTCCACTAGAAGATGTGGATGGAATTCCTATTGATGCTGCTCCTATTGATGATCTGGATGGAGTCCCAATTAAATCTCTGGATGATGATCTGGATGGAGTTCCTT TGGATACAGCTGAAGACTCAAAAAAGAATGAACCTATATTTAAGGTTGCCCCTTCGAAGTGGGAAGCAGTGGATGAATCGGAACTGGAAGCTCAAG CCGTTACTACTTCTAAATGGGAGCTTTTTGACCAACATGAAGAATCTGAGGAGGAGGAAATTCAAAA TCAAGAAGAAGAAAGTGAAGATGAAGAAGACACACAGAGTTCTAAGTCAGAAGAACAGCACATGTATTCAAACCCTATTAAAGAGGAAATGCCTGACTCCAAGTCATCAGTCAAATACTCAGAAATGAGCGAAGAAAAGCGTGCCAAACTCCGAGAGATAGAG CTTAAGGTGATGAAGTTTCAGGATGAGTTAGAGTCTGGGAAGAGACCCAAGAAGCCAGGCCAGAGTTTTCAGGAACAGGTTGAACACTATAGAGACAAGCTGCTCCAGAGG gaaaaagaaaaagagatggaaagagaaCGGGACAGAGACAAAAAGGACAAGGAAAAGTCTGAGACCAGGTCCAAAGATAAGAAGGAAAAAGAGGAATGTACACCAACACGAAAAGAGAG GAAGAGGCGGCACAGCGCCTCCCCCAGCCCGTCCCGCAGCAGCGGCAGCCGCCGCGCCAAGTCCCCCTCGCCCAAATCCGAGCGCTCCGAGCGCTCCCACAAGGAgagctcccgctcccgctcctcgcACAAAGACTCTCCCAGAGATGTCAGTAAAAAAGGCAAAAG gtcGCCCTCTGGCTCCAGGACACCCAAAAGATCAAGAAGGTCACGATCCAGATCCCCTAAAAAGTCAGGGAAAAAATCCAGGTCTCAGTCCCGTTCTCCTCACAGATCTCACAAGAAGTCAAAGAAAAGCAAACACTGA
- the U2SURP gene encoding U2 snRNP-associated SURP motif-containing protein isoform X1, protein MIKEKPLMESKLKAFSIGKMSAAKRTLSKKEQEELKKKEDEKAAAEIYEEFLAAFEGGDGNKVKTFVRGGIVNASKEEHETDEKRGKIYKPSSRFSDQKNQPSQPSNEKPPSLLMIETKKPTLPKNKNKQTTLPGPLKKGEKEKKKSNLELFKEELKQIQEERDERHKTKGRLSRFEPPQSDSDGQRRSMDAPSRRNRSSVLDDYAPGSHDVGDPSTTNLYLGNINPQMNEEMLCQEFGRFGPLASVKIMWPRTDEERARERNCGFVAFMNRRDAERALKNLNGKMIMSFEMKLGWGKAVPIPPHPIYIPPSMMEHTLPPPPSGLPFNAQPRERLKNPNAPMLPPPKNKEDFEKTLSQAIVKVVIPTERNLLALIHRMIEFVVREGPMFEAMIMNREINNPMFRFLFENQTPAHVYYRWKLYSILQGDAPTKWRTEDFRMFKNGSFWRPPPLNPYLHGMSEEQETEAFVEEPNKKGALKEEQRDKLEEILRGLTPRKNDIGDAMVFCLNNAEAAEEIVDCITESLSILKTPLPKKIARLYLVSDVLYNSSAKVANASYYRKFFETKLCQIFSDLNATYRTIQGHLQSENFKQRVMTCFRAWEDWAIYPEPFLIKLQNIFLGLVNIMEDKETEEVPDDLDGAPIEEELDGAPLEDVDGIPIDAAPIDDLDGVPIKSLDDDLDGVPLDTAEDSKKNEPIFKVAPSKWEAVDESELEAQAVTTSKWELFDQHEESEEEEIQNQEEESEDEEDTQSSKSEEQHMYSNPIKEEMPDSKSSVKYSEMSEEKRAKLREIELKVMKFQDELESGKRPKKPGQSFQEQVEHYRDKLLQREKEKEMERERDRDKKDKEKSETRSKDKKEKEECTPTRKERKRRHSASPSPSRSSGSRRAKSPSPKSERSERSHKESSRSRSSHKDSPRDVSKKGKRSPSGSRTPKRSRRSRSRSPKKSGKKSRSQSRSPHRSHKKSKKSKH, encoded by the exons ATGataaaggaaaag CCTCTAATGGAAAGTAAACTTAAAGCATTCAGTATTGGCAAAATGAGTGCTGCCAAACGGACACTGAGTAAGAAGGAGCAAGAAGAATTAAAAAAGAAG GAGGATGAGAAGGCTGCTGCAGAAATTTATGAAGAATTCCTTGCTGCCTTTGAAGGAGGTGATGGTAATAAAGTGAAAACATTTGTAAGAGGAGGAATCGTTAATGCATCTAAAG AGGAGCATGAAACAGATGAAAAACGGGGTAAAATCTATAAACCTTCGTCACGATTCTCAGATCAAAAAAATCAGCCAAGTCAGCCATCTAATGAGAAACCTCCATCCCTCCTAATGATAGAAACCAAAAAGCCT ACCctccccaaaaacaaaaacaaacaaacaactttGCCTGGG CCTTTGaagaaaggagagaaggaaaagaaaaagagtaaTTTGGAACTTTTTAAAGAAGAATTAAAGCA AATCCAGGAGGAGCGTGATGAAAGGCACAAAACAAAAGGTAGATTGAGTCGTTTTGAACCACCCCAGTCTGACTCAGATGGGCAGCGGCGTTCAA TGGATGCTCCTTCAAGAAGAAACAGATCGTCTG TACTGGATGATTATGCACCAGGGTCACATGATGTTGGAGATCCAAGCACAACAAACTTGTATCTGGGAAACATCAATCCTCAG ATGAATGAAGAGATGTTATGTCAAGAATTTGGCCGCTTTGGACCATTAGCGAGTGTTAAAATTATGTGGCCAAGAACTGATgaagaaagagcaagagaaaGAAATTGTGGCTTTGTTGCCTTTATGAACAGAAGAGATGCTGAAAGAGCATTGAAGAATTTAAATG gCAAGATGATAATGTCGTTTGAAATGAAGCTGGGCTGGGGCAAAGCTGTTCCTATCCCACCACATCCCATCTACATTCCGCCCTCCATGATGGAGCACACCCTGCCGCCGCCCCCGTCAGGACTGCCCTTCAATGCCCAGCCTAGGGAGAGGTTGAAGAATCCCAATGCTCCAATGCTACCACCACCAAAAAACAAGGAGGATTTTGAGAAG ACTCTGTCGCAAGCCATAGTCAAAGTGGTTATCCCAACAGAAAG GAATTTGCTCGCTTTGATCCATCGAATGATAGAGTTTGTGGTTCGGGAAGGGCCCATGTTCGAAGCCATGATCATGAACCGAGAAATCAACAACCCAATGTTCAG GTTTTTATTTGAAAACCAGACTCCAGCCCATGTGTATTACAGATGGAAGCTTTATTCAATTCTTCAG GGGGACGCTCCAACCAAGTGGAGGACGGAAGATTTCCGCATGTTCAAAAATGGATCCTTCTGGAGGCCACCACCGTTGAACCCATACTTGCATGGGATGTCAGAAGAGCAGGAAACAGAAGCGTTTGTGGAGGAACCAAACAAGAAGGGTGCACTCAAGGAAGA ACAGAGGGACAAACTAGAGGAAATCCTGCGTGGGTTAACACCTCGGAAGAATGACATTGGTGATGCAATGGTCTTCTGTCTAAATAATGCAGAAGCTGCTGAAGAAATTGTGGACTGCATTACAGAGTCCCTGTCCATCCTCAAGACTCCTCTTCCTAAGAAG ATTGCAAGATTGTATCTAGTGTCGGATGTGTTATACAACTCTTCAGCTAAAGTTGCCAATGCTTCCTACTATAGAAAATT TTTTGAAACAAAATTATGTCAGATATTCTCTGATCTCAATGCTACTTACCGTACAATACAAGGCCATTTACAGTCTGAAAATTTCAAG CAACGGGTGATGACATGCTTCCGAGCATGGGAAGACTGGGCAATCTATCCAGAACCATTTCTGATCAAACTACAGAATATTTTCCTGGGACTTGTAAATATCATGGAAGATAAAGAAACAGAG GAAGTACCTGATGATCTTGATGGTGCTCCCATTGAGGAAGAGCTCGATGGTGCTCCACTAGAAGATGTGGATGGAATTCCTATTGATGCTGCTCCTATTGATGATCTGGATGGAGTCCCAATTAAATCTCTGGATGATGATCTGGATGGAGTTCCTT TGGATACAGCTGAAGACTCAAAAAAGAATGAACCTATATTTAAGGTTGCCCCTTCGAAGTGGGAAGCAGTGGATGAATCGGAACTGGAAGCTCAAG CCGTTACTACTTCTAAATGGGAGCTTTTTGACCAACATGAAGAATCTGAGGAGGAGGAAATTCAAAA TCAAGAAGAAGAAAGTGAAGATGAAGAAGACACACAGAGTTCTAAGTCAGAAGAACAGCACATGTATTCAAACCCTATTAAAGAGGAAATGCCTGACTCCAAGTCATCAGTCAAATACTCAGAAATGAGCGAAGAAAAGCGTGCCAAACTCCGAGAGATAGAG CTTAAGGTGATGAAGTTTCAGGATGAGTTAGAGTCTGGGAAGAGACCCAAGAAGCCAGGCCAGAGTTTTCAGGAACAGGTTGAACACTATAGAGACAAGCTGCTCCAGAGG gaaaaagaaaaagagatggaaagagaaCGGGACAGAGACAAAAAGGACAAGGAAAAGTCTGAGACCAGGTCCAAAGATAAGAAGGAAAAAGAGGAATGTACACCAACACGAAAAGAGAG GAAGAGGCGGCACAGCGCCTCCCCCAGCCCGTCCCGCAGCAGCGGCAGCCGCCGCGCCAAGTCCCCCTCGCCCAAATCCGAGCGCTCCGAGCGCTCCCACAAGGAgagctcccgctcccgctcctcgcACAAAGACTCTCCCAGAGATGTCAGTAAAAAAGGCAAAAG gtcGCCCTCTGGCTCCAGGACACCCAAAAGATCAAGAAGGTCACGATCCAGATCCCCTAAAAAGTCAGGGAAAAAATCCAGGTCTCAGTCCCGTTCTCCTCACAGATCTCACAAGAAGTCAAAGAAAAGCAAACACTGA